One genomic region from Shewanella aestuarii encodes:
- a CDS encoding tetratricopeptide repeat-containing diguanylate cyclase — protein MSIFFYALLLNISINANAAASPNPTRADNIFDRIENGLVSTQSEIDQLITELEGLIAADDTQRQHRLVRTKCWNFEAITNEQIQQAIDYASEQILLFSDPAPSIVLSDLYLCRGWYRQVMSKVDEALSDYNIGIEAAYQLENPRLIADGRSSRGSMFSYQGNFTAALEDLITAQQLYESLNIPYWASYNLGELASTYRRLGDSATALKYQLELEQYFIETNQTYDANEVNNQIAFSLEELGEYQQAIERYQKSRAFWLNENNNLNAESMSIDIAGALIKLGQFEQAKTHLLQAETVIPESYDGSFSYMNLYLAQVFFDEDNYDEAIAYLDKAIKSFAVSQNSRGISTSLKLKSDILGESQQWYEAYQTLYQYVDLHIKMDKKHLADRNAEMQTRFDTNKIKNENLALIKASKAKQAQLEIMQHNKNMQIIITILSLVILILVSIFAYKQILRKRSFKQLALTDELTGLANRRFTYDQGDDFIKQAKDDNIPFSIISFDADHFKQVNDNFGHDIGDKVLVKIAELAVSMMRDTDIVGRVGGEEYIVLLPNISQDKAIEIAHRLIDIISTYDWSLIAAQLTQTVSAGVASFEDEQDFSALLVKADKALYLAKNAGRNCVKSL, from the coding sequence ATGTCGATCTTTTTTTATGCCTTATTGCTGAATATAAGCATCAATGCCAATGCTGCCGCATCCCCAAACCCAACCCGTGCCGATAACATTTTTGACCGAATAGAAAATGGTTTAGTAAGTACACAATCTGAAATTGACCAATTAATCACTGAGCTTGAAGGCTTAATCGCTGCAGATGATACTCAAAGACAACATCGCTTAGTCCGAACTAAATGCTGGAATTTTGAAGCCATCACTAACGAACAAATACAGCAAGCCATCGATTACGCCAGCGAACAAATACTGCTTTTTTCTGATCCCGCTCCTTCAATAGTATTATCCGATTTGTATTTATGCCGCGGTTGGTACCGGCAAGTTATGTCGAAAGTAGATGAAGCGCTATCAGACTATAATATTGGTATCGAGGCCGCCTACCAGCTAGAAAACCCTCGCCTTATCGCTGATGGACGCAGTTCTCGTGGTAGCATGTTTTCATATCAGGGCAACTTCACTGCGGCGTTAGAAGACTTAATTACCGCACAACAACTTTATGAGTCATTAAATATACCTTATTGGGCTTCGTACAACCTAGGTGAACTTGCTTCTACCTACCGCCGTTTAGGCGACTCGGCTACCGCGTTGAAATACCAACTTGAATTAGAGCAGTACTTCATCGAAACAAATCAAACTTATGATGCTAATGAAGTCAATAATCAAATAGCCTTTTCATTAGAAGAATTAGGCGAATACCAGCAAGCAATAGAACGCTATCAAAAAAGTCGTGCATTTTGGTTAAACGAAAACAATAACCTCAACGCGGAAAGCATGTCTATTGATATTGCTGGTGCCTTAATAAAGCTCGGTCAATTTGAGCAAGCTAAAACACACCTGCTTCAAGCAGAAACTGTTATTCCGGAGTCTTATGATGGCTCGTTTAGCTATATGAATTTGTACCTTGCACAGGTGTTTTTTGATGAAGACAACTATGACGAGGCAATAGCGTATTTAGACAAGGCGATCAAATCATTCGCTGTAAGTCAAAACAGCCGTGGGATCAGCACCAGCTTAAAACTAAAAAGTGACATATTAGGTGAATCACAACAATGGTATGAGGCCTATCAAACACTTTATCAATATGTTGATTTACACATTAAAATGGATAAAAAACATTTAGCTGATCGCAATGCAGAAATGCAAACCCGCTTTGATACTAACAAAATTAAAAATGAAAACTTAGCCTTAATAAAGGCATCAAAAGCAAAACAAGCTCAACTTGAGATCATGCAACATAATAAAAACATGCAAATAATTATTACTATTTTGAGTTTAGTGATTTTAATTCTAGTGTCTATTTTTGCTTATAAACAAATACTACGTAAACGCTCATTTAAACAACTTGCCTTAACGGACGAATTAACAGGACTCGCCAACCGTCGTTTCACTTACGACCAAGGTGATGATTTTATCAAGCAGGCTAAAGATGATAACATCCCGTTTTCTATCATTTCGTTTGATGCCGATCATTTCAAACAAGTAAACGACAACTTTGGTCATGATATTGGCGATAAGGTATTGGTAAAAATTGCTGAGCTAGCCGTTAGCATGATGCGTGATACCGACATTGTTGGTCGTGTCGGTGGTGAAGAATATATTGTACTACTACCTAACATTTCACAAGACAAGGCCATAGAAATCGCGCATCGCTTAATCGATATAATCTCTACTTACGATTGGTCGTTAATTGCCGCTCAATTAACACAAACAGTGAGTGCTGGTGTGGCTTCATTTGAAGATGAACAAGATTTTTCAGCCTTATTGGTAAAAGCAGATAAAGCATTATATTTAGCCAAAAATGCAGGCAGAAACTGCGTGAAATCTTTATAA